The Brasilonema sennae CENA114 genome includes a region encoding these proteins:
- a CDS encoding energy-coupling factor ABC transporter ATP-binding protein has product MLQTGVVVQNLVYAYSNQEPVLRDISFTLNPGDRVALMGSTGSGKSTLLENLIGLKQPLSGKIWINDILVEPKTLPQIRRNIGFSFQDANDQLFMPTILEDVTFGPRNYGVPPAIAIDKARHLLADFGLEAYINRSAHELSGGQRRLAALAAILALEPTILILDEPTNGLDPAWRRHLAQVLLRLPVQVILIASHDLHWLSKVTQRALVLSGGQIAIDRDIQPLLQDADTLDKLGLPVGW; this is encoded by the coding sequence ATGTTACAAACAGGGGTCGTTGTTCAGAATCTAGTGTATGCCTATTCAAATCAAGAACCAGTTTTACGAGACATTTCTTTTACCTTGAATCCAGGCGATCGCGTTGCACTCATGGGATCGACTGGTTCTGGTAAAAGTACCTTACTAGAGAACCTCATCGGCTTAAAACAACCCCTATCAGGAAAAATTTGGATCAATGATATTCTAGTAGAACCGAAAACCCTACCACAAATACGCCGTAACATCGGGTTTAGCTTCCAAGATGCCAACGATCAACTGTTTATGCCAACCATCTTAGAAGATGTGACTTTTGGGCCACGTAATTACGGTGTACCACCAGCAATAGCAATTGACAAAGCAAGACACCTGTTAGCTGATTTTGGACTAGAAGCTTACATCAACCGTTCTGCCCACGAACTTTCCGGTGGACAAAGACGTCTGGCTGCCTTAGCAGCGATTTTAGCGTTAGAGCCAACAATTTTGATTTTGGACGAACCTACAAATGGTCTCGATCCAGCATGGCGGCGTCACTTAGCTCAAGTTTTGTTAAGGTTACCCGTGCAGGTGATATTAATCGCCTCTCACGACTTACACTGGCTCAGTAAAGTGACTCAACGCGCCTTAGTGCTTTCTGGTGGTCAGATTGCAATAGATAGGGATATTCAGCCGTTATTGCAAGATGCTGATACGCTGGATAAGCTTGGTTTACCCGTGGGTTGGTAA
- a CDS encoding DUF4212 domain-containing protein, whose translation MDSEKSRSYWRANTALIRNLLIVWALVSLVFSILLVQPLNAVRFFGVPFGFWMAQQGSILIFVVLIFIYAFQMDKLDRKHNIRR comes from the coding sequence ATGGATAGCGAAAAGAGTCGTTCTTATTGGCGTGCGAACACTGCTTTAATTCGCAACCTTTTAATAGTTTGGGCGCTGGTGTCTCTCGTTTTTAGTATTTTGCTGGTACAACCATTAAATGCTGTGCGTTTTTTTGGCGTACCCTTTGGCTTTTGGATGGCACAGCAGGGTTCAATTCTGATTTTTGTGGTGTTGATTTTCATCTACGCCTTTCAAATGGACAAGTTAGACCGCAAGCATAATATTAGAAGGTGA